Proteins from a genomic interval of Gordonia sp. SL306:
- a CDS encoding ABC transporter substrate-binding protein: protein MPGRRTRAVQVLALTLATCLLAAGCQSAVAQQENSASQSLAPGQPAPQGGNLRVGVLGDMSPKTFLQIGTGNLAGQVVSNTFDTLIRYSRDDLTVRPSLATGWRLSPDGLSLALDLRSDVTFHNGRPFVSSDVQKSLEAYLAGPWTPQFKRTAAAITSYDTSDPHRVVLRFAHPLSNIFDLLDSAPILDAASLPQLKAGKSYIGTGPFKFASWQPNSSLRLVRNDDYWGGKPNLDSITFVIIRDQQSLYTRLRTGQIDVAYGLNHHDQQLATTRYGFKDVTFTGAESQEYVGINVTNPALSDVRLRRAIALAIDRPRIINDVFRKSGYVVNLPWPKWSPAYDAAANSTYGRDVAQARKLVAQHGPVPPIPLDFSTQGIDRVVAEIVQSNLKDIGIPVTLVPNDQTQQSSKLIGGKFTGIWLLQHAFAQFTPSTLAVSAYPFNAAKNSSNYLNPEYAAAADAAWTVPDGASPAALRAYRQLDDIWLRDLFLVEIGVVFQKVATSNAVGNIDWDRRNQLHLKDTYLNTTGRNS from the coding sequence ATGCCCGGACGCCGTACCCGCGCGGTGCAAGTACTCGCGCTGACCCTTGCCACTTGCCTCCTGGCGGCGGGGTGTCAGTCCGCGGTCGCCCAGCAGGAGAACTCCGCCTCCCAATCCCTGGCGCCCGGGCAACCGGCGCCGCAAGGGGGCAACCTCCGTGTCGGGGTACTCGGCGACATGTCGCCCAAGACCTTCTTGCAGATCGGCACCGGGAATCTCGCCGGCCAGGTGGTGAGCAACACCTTCGACACGCTCATCCGCTACTCGCGTGACGACCTGACCGTCCGGCCATCACTGGCGACCGGGTGGCGGTTGTCACCGGACGGACTCTCGCTGGCACTGGATCTCCGTTCGGACGTGACGTTCCACAACGGCAGGCCGTTCGTGTCGTCGGATGTGCAGAAGTCCCTCGAGGCCTATCTCGCCGGGCCGTGGACCCCCCAGTTCAAACGCACGGCGGCCGCCATCACCTCCTACGACACCAGCGATCCGCATCGCGTGGTGCTGCGCTTCGCCCACCCGTTGAGCAACATCTTCGATCTGCTCGACTCCGCGCCCATCCTCGATGCGGCCTCCCTGCCGCAGCTGAAGGCCGGCAAATCCTACATCGGGACAGGACCTTTCAAATTCGCCTCCTGGCAACCGAACTCGTCCCTGCGGCTGGTCCGCAACGACGACTATTGGGGCGGTAAGCCCAACCTGGATTCGATCACGTTCGTCATCATCAGGGACCAGCAGTCGCTGTACACCCGGCTGCGCACCGGTCAGATCGACGTGGCGTACGGACTGAACCACCACGATCAGCAGCTCGCGACCACGCGCTACGGCTTCAAGGACGTCACCTTCACCGGCGCCGAATCGCAGGAGTATGTCGGCATCAACGTCACCAATCCGGCATTGTCCGACGTACGCCTTCGTCGGGCGATCGCCCTTGCCATCGATCGACCGCGCATCATCAACGACGTCTTCCGCAAGAGCGGTTACGTGGTGAACCTCCCGTGGCCGAAGTGGTCGCCAGCCTATGACGCCGCAGCCAATTCGACCTACGGTCGCGACGTCGCGCAGGCCAGGAAGCTGGTGGCGCAGCACGGGCCGGTACCGCCGATTCCGCTGGACTTCTCCACACAGGGGATCGACCGGGTGGTCGCTGAGATCGTGCAGTCGAATCTCAAGGACATCGGCATCCCGGTGACACTGGTCCCCAACGACCAGACCCAGCAGTCGTCCAAGCTGATCGGCGGGAAATTCACCGGGATCTGGTTGTTGCAGCATGCTTTTGCCCAGTTCACCCCGTCGACGCTTGCGGTCTCGGCCTACCCGTTCAACGCGGCCAAGAACTCGTCGAACTACCTCAATCCGGAGTACGCCGCCGCCGCCGACGCGGCGTGGACCGTGCCGGACGGCGCATCGCCTGCCGCGTTGCGTGCCTATCGCCAACTCGACGACATCTGGCTTCGGGACCTCTTCCTGGTCGAGATCGGCGTCGTCTTCCAGAAGGTCGCAACGTCGAACGCGGTCGGCAACATCGATTGGGATCGACGTAACCAGTTGCACCTCAAGGACACCTACCTCAACACCACTGGACGGAATTCGTAA
- a CDS encoding ABC transporter permease, which yields MLGYVIRRIPTAIVVLAIASLLIFSILRLIPGGPEAALAGPDAGPEQLAAIRHDLGLDRPFLVQYFAWLGGIFTLNLGESYQVGGAISDLIGFGLVNTVVLTVTALVIAVVLALALSLSATIFESRAVHAVLIGINAVAIAIPTFVVGTVLILVFGVQLRWLPAGGTPPGGYTQSFQISLQYLILPALTLGLPAGAVLARFLTEALRTELRQPYAVTARSLGVPWHTIVLRNALRNALPPTLTALGLVVGGLLGGAILVESIFGWPGLGLLTEEGIFARDYPLVQVLVLLSVTVFVVLQLAADILHAWLDPRIRLAGQ from the coding sequence ATGCTGGGTTATGTGATCCGACGGATCCCGACGGCCATCGTCGTGCTGGCGATCGCCTCGCTCCTGATCTTCTCGATCCTCCGACTGATCCCGGGAGGTCCCGAGGCGGCGCTCGCCGGCCCCGACGCGGGGCCCGAACAGCTCGCGGCCATCCGGCACGACCTCGGTCTCGACCGACCGTTCCTGGTGCAGTATTTCGCCTGGCTCGGTGGGATCTTCACGCTGAACCTCGGGGAGAGCTACCAGGTGGGCGGAGCGATCAGCGACCTGATCGGATTCGGACTCGTCAACACCGTGGTGCTGACCGTGACCGCACTCGTGATCGCCGTCGTGCTGGCCCTCGCGCTGAGCCTGTCCGCCACGATCTTCGAGAGCCGCGCGGTTCATGCCGTACTGATCGGGATCAACGCCGTCGCCATCGCCATCCCGACCTTCGTCGTCGGCACGGTGCTGATCCTCGTGTTCGGTGTCCAGCTCCGCTGGTTGCCGGCAGGCGGCACCCCGCCGGGTGGTTACACGCAGAGTTTTCAGATCAGCCTGCAGTACCTGATCCTCCCGGCTCTGACGCTGGGGCTGCCTGCCGGCGCGGTGCTCGCGCGGTTCCTCACCGAGGCACTGCGTACCGAACTCCGCCAGCCGTACGCGGTGACCGCCCGATCGCTCGGTGTCCCGTGGCACACCATCGTCCTTCGCAATGCACTTCGAAATGCGCTGCCGCCCACCCTCACCGCGCTCGGCCTCGTCGTCGGGGGGCTTCTCGGTGGAGCGATCCTCGTCGAGTCGATCTTCGGCTGGCCGGGGCTCGGACTCCTCACCGAAGAGGGCATCTTCGCGCGCGACTATCCCCTGGTCCAGGTGCTCGTCCTGCTGTCGGTCACGGTGTTCGTCGTTCTCCAGCTCGCCGCCGACATTCTGCACGCCTGGCTCGATCCCCGAATCCGATTGGCAGGTCAGTGA
- a CDS encoding ABC transporter permease: protein MSGRTATNSPTATDPFASTFGAEAVLDIEPGLLPESATDVRSRARQSTLRSLLSGSGLVGTVLVAVVVLLAVVGPLLTSFAADQQIDGAYLLPPSSQHWLGTDDLNRDLLTRVLYGIRVDLLIIFIAVPIGAAVGIAAGLVTVTHPWSDVIAQRTFDVILAFPALLLGIALTAVLSPGAQTIVIVIAIAEIPIFGRLTRTSVLKVREMPYVEAARVSGATTRHILLRHVLPNSVEAIGVQFALSLSLAVFVEGAMSYLGIGVVAPTPSLGSILAAGNGYLETNPWFSLGPLVVISALVLGFYLIAQSISRTRRQ, encoded by the coding sequence ATGTCCGGAAGAACCGCGACCAACAGCCCCACCGCGACCGACCCGTTCGCCTCGACCTTCGGGGCCGAGGCCGTCCTCGACATCGAGCCAGGCCTCCTCCCGGAGTCGGCCACCGACGTCAGGTCCCGGGCGCGACAGTCGACACTGCGCAGTCTGCTCAGCGGATCCGGTCTGGTCGGTACCGTTCTGGTGGCCGTCGTCGTGCTGCTCGCGGTGGTCGGCCCGTTGTTGACCTCGTTTGCCGCGGACCAGCAGATCGACGGCGCGTACCTCCTGCCGCCGAGCTCGCAGCACTGGCTGGGCACCGATGACCTGAACCGCGACCTGCTGACCCGGGTGCTCTACGGAATCCGCGTCGACCTGCTCATCATCTTCATCGCGGTTCCGATCGGTGCGGCGGTGGGCATCGCGGCCGGCCTGGTGACCGTCACCCATCCGTGGAGCGACGTGATCGCGCAACGGACCTTCGACGTGATCCTCGCCTTCCCCGCCCTCCTCCTCGGAATCGCGCTCACCGCGGTCCTGTCGCCCGGCGCCCAGACCATCGTGATCGTGATCGCCATCGCCGAGATCCCCATCTTCGGGCGGCTGACACGGACGTCGGTGCTCAAGGTGCGGGAGATGCCCTACGTCGAGGCCGCCCGCGTCAGCGGGGCGACCACCCGGCACATCCTCCTCCGTCACGTGTTGCCCAATTCGGTCGAGGCGATCGGCGTCCAGTTCGCACTGTCGCTGTCACTGGCGGTGTTCGTGGAGGGCGCGATGAGCTATCTCGGGATCGGTGTGGTCGCGCCCACCCCGTCCCTTGGCTCGATCCTCGCGGCCGGCAACGGTTATCTCGAGACCAATCCCTGGTTCTCACTCGGCCCGCTCGTGGTGATCTCGGCGCTGGTGCTGGGCTTCTACCTCATCGCACAATCCATCTCCCGAACCCGGAGGCAGTGA
- a CDS encoding dipeptide ABC transporter ATP-binding protein: MSDIAKPATTHPAAAREAATPHATVPALEVNDLRVTFAYPRPAVAGISLRVDRGQILALVGESGSGKTMTARAGIGLLPETATATGSVKVDGVEMLNRSEKELNAVRGTRVAMIFQEPQTALNPVQTIGWQLRQALRTHRRLSRRDAHQQAVELLRLVEIPDPEQRAGQYPHQLSGGQKQRVVIALALANDPVLLLADEPTTALDVSVQREILDLLLRLRDRTDAGILLITHNLGVVADIADRVVVVQLGEVVERGDVYDIFAAPTQPYTKQLLAAVPTLPSPTDDRSDDERADDESDDDALTSTAVVHVDDITVRHPGRFGSPPHTALAGVSLTVHPGEVVGVVGESGSGKTTLGRTIGGLIAPVAGRIVLGGKDIAQVSRTKLRNVRRTIAFVPQDPTASLDPRFTVAESIREPLEIHRLGTRDQQNTRVGALLDAVQLPRTFAGRLPHELSGGQRQRVALARALSVEPALLIADEPTSALDVSVQARVLELFAQLQRDLGFAALFISHDLAVVEQVADRVAVLRDGSLVETGDARTVLSAPRDAYTRELLSAVPYPDPVRQRAGRQVPAGSR, encoded by the coding sequence ATGTCCGACATCGCCAAGCCAGCGACCACCCACCCTGCGGCCGCACGAGAAGCCGCCACTCCTCACGCGACGGTGCCCGCGTTGGAGGTCAACGACCTGCGGGTCACCTTCGCGTATCCGCGGCCCGCGGTCGCGGGCATCAGCCTTCGGGTGGACCGCGGCCAGATCCTCGCACTCGTGGGCGAATCGGGCTCCGGTAAGACCATGACGGCCCGGGCCGGGATCGGGCTCCTCCCCGAAACCGCCACCGCGACCGGATCCGTCAAGGTGGACGGCGTCGAGATGCTCAACAGATCCGAGAAGGAACTCAATGCCGTCCGCGGGACCCGGGTCGCGATGATCTTCCAGGAACCGCAGACCGCTCTCAACCCGGTCCAGACCATCGGGTGGCAACTGCGCCAGGCATTGCGTACCCACCGGCGACTCTCCCGGCGAGATGCCCATCAGCAGGCCGTCGAACTGTTGCGGCTGGTCGAGATCCCCGATCCGGAACAGCGCGCCGGACAGTATCCCCACCAACTCTCCGGCGGGCAGAAGCAGCGTGTGGTGATCGCGCTGGCGCTGGCCAACGACCCGGTGCTCCTGCTCGCCGACGAGCCGACCACGGCACTCGACGTCTCCGTGCAACGTGAGATCCTCGATCTCCTGCTTCGCCTCCGCGACCGCACCGACGCCGGAATCCTGCTCATCACCCACAACCTCGGCGTCGTCGCCGACATCGCCGACCGCGTGGTGGTGGTCCAGCTCGGTGAGGTTGTCGAACGTGGCGACGTCTATGACATCTTCGCCGCGCCGACGCAGCCGTACACCAAGCAGCTGCTGGCCGCCGTCCCCACGTTGCCCTCCCCCACCGATGATCGCTCCGACGACGAGCGGGCCGACGACGAATCCGACGACGATGCGCTCACGTCGACGGCGGTGGTGCACGTCGACGACATCACGGTGCGTCATCCGGGCAGATTCGGCAGCCCACCGCACACCGCCCTCGCGGGTGTCTCGTTGACGGTCCATCCCGGCGAGGTGGTCGGCGTGGTCGGCGAGTCGGGATCGGGAAAGACCACGCTCGGCCGCACCATCGGCGGTCTCATCGCACCAGTCGCCGGCCGGATCGTGCTCGGCGGCAAGGACATCGCTCAGGTGTCACGCACGAAGTTGCGGAACGTACGTCGTACGATCGCGTTCGTCCCGCAGGATCCGACGGCATCGCTCGACCCTCGGTTCACCGTGGCCGAGTCGATCCGCGAACCGCTGGAGATCCACCGCCTCGGCACGCGCGACCAGCAGAACACACGGGTCGGCGCACTACTCGACGCCGTTCAGCTGCCGCGCACGTTTGCGGGCAGATTGCCGCACGAACTCTCCGGCGGCCAGCGCCAGCGGGTCGCCCTCGCCCGCGCTCTCTCGGTCGAGCCCGCCTTGCTGATCGCCGACGAACCGACGAGCGCACTCGACGTCTCGGTGCAGGCTCGTGTTCTCGAGCTCTTCGCACAACTGCAGCGGGACCTGGGATTCGCCGCGCTGTTCATCAGTCACGATCTGGCCGTCGTCGAGCAGGTCGCCGATCGGGTGGCCGTCCTGCGCGACGGAAGCCTGGTGGAGACCGGCGACGCCCGGACCGTGCTGTCGGCGCCGCGTGACGCCTACACGCGGGAGCTGCTCTCAGCCGTCCCCTACCCCGACCCGGTTCGGCAGCGCGCCGGCCGTCAGGTGCCCGCCGGCTCCCGCTGA
- a CDS encoding SDR family NAD(P)-dependent oxidoreductase, with protein MASLSLTSTLMDLVQRRSLLPAVVEDVLAGPGRDITGLTIVVTGASAGIGRQATTLLAQRGARVIAVARREDELRSLAGETGCAYRTCDLSDEKAIEMLVADLADEEVDVLVNNAGHSIRRTVFDSVDRLHDYQRTMQLNYFAPVQLTLGLLPGMVERGRGQFVNVCTWGIMANTFPRFSAYAASKNALAIFGRSLNAENAHPGVRATNVLYPLVRTEMIAPTAEYDDVHALSVEEAGRWILRAVTHRPTDVAPAALRAILPAIDYFTPTTADRAIASLT; from the coding sequence ATGGCATCCCTTTCCCTGACCAGCACGCTGATGGACCTGGTCCAGCGCCGTAGTCTCCTCCCGGCCGTTGTCGAGGACGTTCTCGCGGGCCCCGGCCGCGACATCACCGGCCTCACGATCGTGGTCACCGGGGCGTCGGCCGGGATCGGCCGACAGGCCACCACGCTGCTCGCCCAGCGGGGCGCCCGCGTCATCGCGGTCGCGCGACGAGAGGACGAACTGCGCTCTCTGGCAGGGGAAACGGGCTGTGCCTACCGGACGTGCGATCTGTCCGACGAGAAGGCCATCGAAATGCTGGTGGCCGACCTCGCGGACGAGGAGGTCGACGTTCTCGTCAACAACGCGGGCCACTCGATCCGGCGGACAGTGTTCGATTCGGTCGATCGTCTGCACGACTACCAGCGCACCATGCAGCTCAACTACTTCGCGCCGGTGCAGCTGACGCTGGGACTGCTGCCCGGCATGGTGGAACGGGGCCGCGGACAGTTCGTGAACGTCTGTACGTGGGGGATCATGGCGAATACGTTTCCCCGCTTCTCGGCCTACGCGGCGTCCAAGAACGCGCTCGCCATCTTCGGCCGCAGCCTCAACGCCGAGAACGCGCATCCGGGCGTGCGCGCGACCAACGTGCTCTACCCATTGGTGCGTACCGAGATGATCGCGCCCACTGCCGAATACGACGACGTGCACGCACTCAGTGTGGAAGAGGCGGGCCGGTGGATCCTGCGCGCGGTCACGCATCGGCCCACCGACGTGGCGCCGGCAGCCCTGCGCGCAATCCTGCCCGCGATCGACTACTTCACCCCGACGACGGCCGACCGCGCGATCGCATCACTCACCTGA